A single Pyxicephalus adspersus chromosome 8, UCB_Pads_2.0, whole genome shotgun sequence DNA region contains:
- the NSUN4 gene encoding 5-cytosine rRNA methyltransferase NSUN4 isoform X2 yields the protein MAASMAERILVRRIRCPIFTARREHRPKKKWASTLPAVSGPHLALQYFDSNYSLQFGDVWGSMRLALLSEQKYGALVNAFSRTEAIMVNLSALHSADCLRKEWPPGAQLSCYTFPRGDLSRFPAPRADALGLLEYYLMDAASLLPVLALNVQPDHRVLDLCAAPGGKTLAMLMQNCRFLAANDSSVSRTNRLRRVLQSYIPHYLRTEDRVRVSSWDGTDWAEHESYDRVLVDVPCTTDRHSLMEEDNNIFSRVRMKERQRLPALQTSLLLSPCGHTRGRCGLFHLFSVSAAE from the exons ATGGCGGCCTCCATGGCGGAGAGGATATTGGTGAGAAGAATTCGGTGTCCGATCTTTACCGCCCGCCGGGAGCACCGACCGAAGAAGAAATGG GCCTCCACCCTCCCTGCTGTCTCCGGACCCCATTTGGCCCTCCAATACTTCGACTCCAATTATTCCCTTCAGTTTGGTGATGTTTGGGGGTCCATGCGCCTGGCGCTGCTCTCAGAACAGAAATACGGCGCCTTGGTGAATGCGTTCTCCAGGACGGAGGCCATAATGGTGAATCTGAGCGCCTTACACAGCGCCGACTGCCTGAGAAAGGAATGGCCGCCCGGTGCCCAGCTCTCCTGTTATACCTTCCCCCGAGGAGACCTCAGCCGCTTCCCTGCACCCAG GGCGGATGCATTGGGGCTCCTGGAATATTACCTGATGGACGCGGCATCGCTCCTTCCTGTTCTGGCTCTGAATGTCCAACCGGATCACCGAGTCCTGGATCTGTGTGCAGCCCCCGGGGGGAAGACCCTGGCCATGCTCATGCAGAACTGCC GCTTCCTGGCTGCCAATGACTCCTCGGTCTCTCGCACGAATCGCCTGCGCAGGGTGCTGCAATCTTATATTCCGCATTACCTGCGTACAGAGGATCGGGTGCGCGTCTCATCGTGGGATGGCACAGATTGGGCAGAGCATGAATCATATGACCGG GTTCTGGTGGATGTTCCTTGCACCACTGACCGACATTCCCTAATGGAGGAAGACAATAACATCTTCAGCCGGGTGAGGATGAAGGAGCGCCAGAGGCTGCCCGCCCTGCAGACTTCCCTCCTACT GTCTCCGTGCGGTCACACCAGGGGGCGATGTGGTCTATTCCACCTGTTCTCTGTCTCAGCTGCAGAATGA
- the NSUN4 gene encoding 5-cytosine rRNA methyltransferase NSUN4 isoform X1 produces the protein MAASMAERILVRRIRCPIFTARREHRPKKKWASTLPAVSGPHLALQYFDSNYSLQFGDVWGSMRLALLSEQKYGALVNAFSRTEAIMVNLSALHSADCLRKEWPPGAQLSCYTFPRGDLSRFPAPRADALGLLEYYLMDAASLLPVLALNVQPDHRVLDLCAAPGGKTLAMLMQNCRFLAANDSSVSRTNRLRRVLQSYIPHYLRTEDRVRVSSWDGTDWAEHESYDRVLVDVPCTTDRHSLMEEDNNIFSRVRMKERQRLPALQTSLLLAGLRAVTPGGDVVYSTCSLSQLQNEFVVERALEVAATEYGIRARIQELRPFCEMFKDTFNFHVNCRIGELVVPHLAANFGPMYICLLRRER, from the exons ATGGCGGCCTCCATGGCGGAGAGGATATTGGTGAGAAGAATTCGGTGTCCGATCTTTACCGCCCGCCGGGAGCACCGACCGAAGAAGAAATGG GCCTCCACCCTCCCTGCTGTCTCCGGACCCCATTTGGCCCTCCAATACTTCGACTCCAATTATTCCCTTCAGTTTGGTGATGTTTGGGGGTCCATGCGCCTGGCGCTGCTCTCAGAACAGAAATACGGCGCCTTGGTGAATGCGTTCTCCAGGACGGAGGCCATAATGGTGAATCTGAGCGCCTTACACAGCGCCGACTGCCTGAGAAAGGAATGGCCGCCCGGTGCCCAGCTCTCCTGTTATACCTTCCCCCGAGGAGACCTCAGCCGCTTCCCTGCACCCAG GGCGGATGCATTGGGGCTCCTGGAATATTACCTGATGGACGCGGCATCGCTCCTTCCTGTTCTGGCTCTGAATGTCCAACCGGATCACCGAGTCCTGGATCTGTGTGCAGCCCCCGGGGGGAAGACCCTGGCCATGCTCATGCAGAACTGCC GCTTCCTGGCTGCCAATGACTCCTCGGTCTCTCGCACGAATCGCCTGCGCAGGGTGCTGCAATCTTATATTCCGCATTACCTGCGTACAGAGGATCGGGTGCGCGTCTCATCGTGGGATGGCACAGATTGGGCAGAGCATGAATCATATGACCGG GTTCTGGTGGATGTTCCTTGCACCACTGACCGACATTCCCTAATGGAGGAAGACAATAACATCTTCAGCCGGGTGAGGATGAAGGAGCGCCAGAGGCTGCCCGCCCTGCAGACTTCCCTCCTACT GGCAGGTCTCCGTGCGGTCACACCAGGGGGCGATGTGGTCTATTCCACCTGTTCTCTGTCTCAGCTGCAGAATGAGTTTGTGGTGGAGAGAGCGCTGGAAGTCGCTGCCACTGAATACGGGATTCGCGCCAGGATCCAGGAGCTCCGCCCCTTCTGTGAAATGTTCAAGGACACCTTCAATTTCCATGTCAACTGTCGTATTGGGGAGCTGGTCGTCCCCCACCTTGCGGCAAACTTTGGCCCCATGTACATCTGCCTGCTGCGAAGAGAGCGATAG